The window AATAAAGGTAAATGACGATATTAATGAAGTAGCGGAAGAGATGGTTAGATTGGGTATAGCTAGATCGAAAAACGAAGCCTTCAACATAATGATCCGTAAAGGGTTGAACGAGGTTAAAAGAATTGTAGATAAGAGGAAAAAAGTTAATGACCTAGTTGAAAGATGGCAAAGGGAGGGCTTACCTATAGAGTTACCTAACTCAAACAAAATAATAGCTGACAGAGAATGAGATACTACATAGATACGAGTGCACTTATAGCATTAGTTAATGAAAAAGACCCTAACCATGAGCTTTCCCTTATGGTCATTCCAAAGGAAGGCGAGAGGATAATAAGTGATATAGTTGAACTGGAGTTATATTCTGCTTTCTCTAGAACTCTTAAACTGAGTGAGGAAGAGTTGGACGCTCTAGTAAATTATACCGTATTAAAGGGAAACTGTAAAAAGGAGGAACTGGACTTTAATAAACTATTTGAAACCGCTAAATCCTTAGCAAACATAACAAAACTAAAATCTTTAGACTTGCTTCATTTATCTGCAAGTATCTTGTTAAACTGTGAGCTTATCACACTAGATAAAGAACTGGAAAACGCAAGGGATAAAATATCGTCCTATCTCCCCTAAAGTCTCTTTGACTGAGACGAGATGACTAAAATTAATTAATTTGTTGCACAAGTTGTAGGATTATTAATTTAGCAATCTTAATTTTTATTATGAATTTTAGTTCGATTAGTCTTCTTTATTGAATACTTACAAGAGCAAATTTCTGTAGATTATGTATATTGCTACAACTATCAGAACAACTCCAAATACTTTCCTGAGAGTACTTCTTGGTGATTTTGACGCGAGTAGAGTACCTATATATCCACCGCCTACCCCACCTACCAAGAGAATTAAGGACAAGATATAGTCAACTTCACCATAAGATGCATACGTTAATGCAGTCGAAACGCCGAAGGTTCCTACAGAGATAAGTGATGTGCCAATAGCTGAAATGATACTCATAGAGGTACTAAAGAGTAGTGCAGGAACTATAAGAAATCCCCCTCCTATACCTAGAAATCCAGAGGCTAAACCGACTAAAAAGCCCGTGTATATTATCCTAATGTTAATACGATATTTTGATCTTACTACACTACTATCACC is drawn from Sulfolobus acidocaldarius SUSAZ and contains these coding sequences:
- a CDS encoding VapB-type antitoxin: MRVVTIKVNDDINEVAEEMVRLGIARSKNEAFNIMIRKGLNEVKRIVDKRKKVNDLVERWQREGLPIELPNSNKIIADRE
- a CDS encoding twitching motility protein PilT codes for the protein MRYYIDTSALIALVNEKDPNHELSLMVIPKEGERIISDIVELELYSAFSRTLKLSEEELDALVNYTVLKGNCKKEELDFNKLFETAKSLANITKLKSLDLLHLSASILLNCELITLDKELENARDKISSYLP